The segment TTGATCCGCGGTGATGTACCATTCCTTCGCCCCGTTTGCTGATGCATCGTCAAGCTCTGCATCGCTGATGATAGATAGAGTATTGTAGAATGGATTTTTGATATTCGGATTCGTTTTAGCAGGATCCACAGGCGATCCGATGAACTGCCCGGCCGCCGTCTCAAGCGCTGTAGGAACTAGCATAAATTTAGCAGGGATATTCAGCTTTACATCGCCCCCTGCAGCCTTTTGATTACGCATTTTTATGCGCATGTCAGAAAGAGCCTCAACAGATGGCGCTGATGCAACGCCGGAAATGTTGTTGTGGTCAGCCGAGAATAATTGTTTACCGTCCCAGATTGCCGGGTTTTTCGCAAGCAATTGATACACTAAGCGATTGATGCCAAGCCGAGCAGACTGGGCATACAGAGCAGGAATCGTTGAAATGAAGTCAACATCGTCATTAATAAATGCCTGGCGCGACATTGAGAATTGACGGCCAAATGTTAACAGTTGGCGCTGTGGACCTTCTTCCGCATTCACCATGTCATGCTTCAATTCTCCGTTTTGCGGGACAAGCAGCAATTCACCGGCAGTACCAACCTGGTATGTCTTTGTCGGACGGAAGTCTTTCAAAGTTCCCCGTTTGGTCCAGTGCTGATAAGTCGTTTCCGCTTCTGTATAAGCTTTTTCAAAAACAGTACGAGCCGTCTGATCCAGGATGCCAGTAAACAGGCTAGTAGGAGTCATATATTGGCGCAGAATTTCATCATCACTTAGTCGAGAAGCGTTGGCTACTCCTTCGAGGCGAAGAGATTCCTTGGCCAGCTCACGTAGTGAAAGATTGCGAAGCTCTGTGGCACCTACCGCAGGCTTCTCAACTGTCAGGCCTACACGGAGTGCCAGCCCGTCACGTGCCGCATCTCGGAATTTATCACCTTCATCCTGTATGATCCCTACACTGGCGGGCTTTCTTTCAGCGATTTGTTTCTCAAGGATTAACTTCCGAACCTGGTCCATGCTAGTTCCAGCAGAAATATACTCTTGGGGATCATACCCAAAAGTACGGCATAGATTTGTAATATCTAACGAGCGTTGCCGCTCCGCTTCCATTGCCTGCCGTTGAATATCTTCAGCATTTACAGACACGCCAGGATCAGTATTATTGCCTGGTTTAGAAATCAGCGCATCAATATTCCTCTGGAGCTCATTAAATTCGTTCTGTTCAGTTTCATTCAAGTTCCTTTGCTCGGCTTTTGCCGCGTCAAGGATTGCTTTTTGTCTAGCTAACATTTGTTGTAGAGTCATTTACCATTCACCTCTAATATATTTTGGTTTAATTGAAGCTGTTTGTAATAGATTGATAGAGGGACTTCACCTTTTTGAAGAACTAGTTCGTCCCCCAACTCCCTTCCAACCCCCACAGTAGCATCCGCAGGGATAGATACGATGGAAATCTCAAAAGGCAGCCATTTTAAAGCAATGCTGCAAGGTCCCGTAAACCGGCCGTCGCTGGATGCTTTGCCGGCTGAGACTTCTTCCCAGCTGTCTACTCTATAGCCAACACTAACGCCTTTTAGCGTGCCGCTTTTAACTTTTTGGTAGATTACATCGCTATCGGGGTCATCATCAAAAGTCACTAGTGCATACCCGCGGTTTCCTTCAACCCAAGCGTTATCGATACGCCCGATTACTTTATCCCTATTATGGTTGTAAAGCAGGCAGCCGATTTCGTTAAGCCTGGTTAAATCCAGTGCTCCATCCGTGTGACTCAGAATTTCCAAACCAAACCATCGTTCATAAGGCTCTTCACTTGAAAAACTCAATTCCACTTGGCGCTTGTCCTCGTTGATTGTTCTATGATTAATCGTTGCGTATCTGTTAAGTTGCAGCGACTTATCCTTTTTCTTTGTCATTAGTTATCACCCCCTTCTGTTTCATATACTCCAGTTCACGTGCCCTCTGGTCAACAACGTCTTTCCAGTCTTGACCCGCTGACGCAGCAATCTCGGCTAAAGTGGTTTGATTGGTTTCAAGCGATACCCTATTTGCGTTTGCCTCTTTCAAAGGATCAATCCACTTTTGTCCAGGTGGGGTCCAAATATGTTCCATGTACTCCCTCTTCTTCTCCCAAAAATCCTTGATTTGGAGTGCACCACTCAAAACCGCAGATATCAAAAACGTTTCATAAACCTCCGAAAGAAGATGGTCGATAAGAAATTCTTGCTCAATAGCATACGTCTTTTGATCCTCGAGTAATCCCTGACGGGCGCTGCTGTAGTTAACCTGGGACATGTCTCGGGCTGCAGCTTCGTAGGATATCCCCTGCCCGCTCCCCGTCAAGCGCTGTTGCAATCTTACAAAGTCGGCTGCGCTTGCTCCTTGAGCTGGAGGATTAACAGTTGCCACATCGTCTCCCGGATTTAATTCCATAATCATGCCTGGACTGAGTGTTTTTCCCTCGTATTGAGTAGATGCACTTTTTCCCTGCCGGCCGATACTTCCCGCGGTAGGGCTTTGGCGTTTGATAAACACAGATAAACAGGCTGCTACCCGTTCCTTTACACTGACTGCTTCCATGTAGGAGTTAACATCCCTAATGCGCGTTATTGTTGGTGACATTTCTGAGATTTCTCGGATTTGCGAAGGACGTTTCTTGTTCCATAAAAAAATGACGTCCTTGGCTTCGATGCGGTCTGATTTCCCCGCATAAAAACCGTAAACATCATAAGTTTTGAAGTAATATGCTATTGGCCTGTTAAACTCGTTGTATTCAATCCCATTCAGGACCCGCTTTCCGTTTTTTCCGGTTTGCATGGTATCAAGATCGTCAACTTCTCGTACCTGGAGGGAGAATGGCACGATTCCATCCTTTGTATACCGCTTTAGGAGAATAATGCCTCCATCAATTTTCTTTCGCCTAATAACCATTCTACAAATTTCGGAAAAACTTTGTTGAAACGTCACGTCACAATTTCTGGGCTTGCACCATTCTTTCCAAAGCTTCTCAATCTGTGTGTTGAGTTCCTCGTCTGCGGTTTTAGCCTGCAGTTTAAATCCAGTACCAACCACATTACGCTCAAAAGCCCCGATAATACTTTCCTGTATGTCTGAGTTTCTTTCCAAATCCCGTCCCCTGGCTCGGATGGTTTCCCTGTACATGCCGTCAGTCTGTTCAGCCGAGGCATTGACCGTCCGCCAACCACCGTTAAGCCGGTCATTCAACCCGGCATCATAACTCTTAAGTTCCTCATACCCTTTGCGCCAAGCTTCCCGTTTATAGCCAGCCTGTGGGGATAAAAATGCAATTGCGCTATCAAGCCAACTCAATGGATTCACCTCCTATCGAACTCAGCGACGAAGGTATTGGCCAGCCCTCCCTGCTGATTCATTTCATAGTTCAATTGTGCCTCTAGTTCCTTTTGCCTCTTGTACAGCAAACTTAAATCGGCCCTCCTGAGTTTTCGGGATCCGATTTGGTATTCCTGGCCGCCGATTTCAATTGCAGTAATGGCCTCATTTATTTGTTTCAGCTGTTCATTTAATGTCATATTCCCTACCTCCTATAACCAAGACTCATTTTTCAACCATGCATTGTTAAAATTCATGGTCTGATTGTTTACTTGTGCCGTGCTATCCGATGATTCCTCTTCAACCTGCATCAGGTGGATATTCCGGACATGCAGAACATCTGCCGCCGCCAATGCGTAAACTTCCGTGTCAAGGTAGTGGTTATCGGCATGGCTAGTTTTCGGAACCCAGACTTGGGACACTCGTCCTCCTTTCCCCTTGACATTGACCTTATGCTCAGCAGTCACCTGTTCGGCGTATTCGCGGTCACAGTTTTTATAAACCATCCAAGAGCCTTGACCGTTTGGCTTTTTCATACGAGAAGCAATCATATCCTTGTACTTGCCCCCATCGACCAAAAGTAGTCTCGTTCCGTGGGCTTTGGATGATGTTTTGTTAATGGTACTGATTTTAAAATGAGCGAATCCACTTGCAATCCCTTTTACCGGAATGGCCCATTCACTGTTCATTGCACAAAAATCATATACCTCGTCAGTCTGGTCGCCGGAGTCAATACCGCACAAACTTACCATGAGCGATTCACCGTTGCGCTTTTTGTACTCGGCATTCATCACATTCTCAATTTCTCCAAAGCCCAATGCTTGACCGTGTGCAATATTTTGGCTGGTTAAAAACGGACCCCATGCCCTAATCGTCCAGTACAGACTGGTTTCCTGGACGTCCACGCCTCCTGTGAGCATGACCGCCCAATCCGGTATCTCGAACTGATCATATTCGCTCTGTCGTTCTAAAACCATATCAGCATTTGTTTTCAGCTTTGTATCCTCCCATGGCTCTGCTAGCCATGAGTTGACAAAGTTCTGAAATGCTTCAGGGTCGTCCTTAGTCGCCAGGAACTCTTTGGCTATCTCGCCAAATCGCACAAAAGGAGAATATAGGGTGTTCATCCAATAGGCTACTTTACGGGGAAACTTAGTCCTTTGTTCCACTGTCTCCCATTTTCCGTATCTAAGCATTTGAGGTTTATGCTGATCCGTAATAATACATCCGCATTCTTGGCAAATGTAATTTGCAAATTCTGCACGGTCGGCACTACTCATACCCTCTTCCTTTGGCCATTTTATCTGCTTAAACTGCAATTCGATATAATCACCACAATGGGGGCATGGGACTTTATAGTGTTTAACCACATCAGCATTTTCTTTTGCTTTCCAGATATGTCCGGTTTTAAGTGTAGGCGTTGAGGTTTGGAAAATCTTTTTATTTGAAAACGTTTTGGTTCTTTCCTTGGCCAGCTTTATAGGATCAGCTTCTTTTTTGCTTGCTCCTGGATATTTATCCACTTCATCCAGAAACAAAAAGCGAATAGGTTTACTTGCCAGTGAGGACGGTGAATTCGCCCCGTTTAAGCTGATATACATTCCATCACATTGCAACTCTAACCGGCTTGATTCTAATTTACGAAACTTTCCTTTAAGTCCTTTGGAATTCATCAGCATAGGTTGGAGACGGTTCTCTGAAATGCTTTCGGCCAGAGTATCTGTAGGATAGACTATCATGACTGGAGAAGGATCCTGCATTATGACATAGCCCAGCATATTTTGAAGAGCTTCCGTCCCGCCAACCTGTGTTGGCTTAACAAATGTAATTTCCTCAGTTTCAACATTATTGAACTCATTCATTATCTCGACCAAGTACGGAGTTATGGAGTTATTCCATCTCCCCGGTATTGCAGATGATTTGCTATCAAGCATCCGGTATTTGTCCGCCCATTCACTGACTGTTAAATTTTCCGGCGGCCTTAGGAAGCGAAGGGGTTTGGCGATGTAATCCGGAAGATTATTTTCTTTTTTTCTTCGCATGATAAACCCCATCTACACTCATCTGCTCTAAAGCATCATTTACCGTATCGGACAAACCCTTTTCAATCTTCCTGGCCTCGATCGGGTCTACGTATGAACTAATTTCTCCTGCGAGTTTCCTGGGTAGGGACATCGCAGACTTTTTAAAGATAAGAAAAAATCGAGACAATTCTGCCTCGACCAATTCCTTCTCAATGTATTTACCGTTTGCAATATCGGTTTTTATCCTAGTCAATTCCGATTGAGCTTCCTTAAATGCAACTTCTGCCTCCAACTTCTTCTGTTGCAAGTTTATGGCCTTGCTTACTTCGGAATCGCCATTGTAAATTTCCCCGCGCCATTTGAGGACCTGCTTCAGGCCCCACCAACCCCGTTTGTGCTGGGGCAGCCCCTGCCTTTTCCAGTCAGTAAGCGTTCTGTCGCTAACATCGAGCAACTCGCATAACTCTTTTGTAGAAATAACAACCTTCCCATTTTCCTTTTTAAACCCGCCCATAAACTCACCTCCATTCCGAAGTTCCGAAGTAAAATTTTTTTATTTCATGGAGCGGAATTCCGGGGCTCGCTAGCCCCGCATGGGGTACCTCCCTGGGAAGGACCCATTGTCAGAATTGTTCGTGTTTTACACACAATTAATACATGACTTATTGCCACCTCTTACTTCGGCGGGCAGCATAGCCGCTGCGATCCAATCCTTATCCGCTACAGTCACGGACGTGAAAGGAGGGTAAACGAAAGCTACGGTCTGCCGCCCAAACAGGCAGCCGTGGCCAGGATTGGAGTAAATAAAAAAGGCTCCCCTCATATAGAAGGAAGCTTAGCTTGCCGTAATATCATATTAACAGGAATTTAACCATGCGCTCTGCCGTTTGTCTGCCATTAATCTGCCATTTATTAATTTATGTGAATATATTCTTCTTGTGTTTTGGATGATATTGTTTTGGATAAATTTCCGTTGTCAATAAGCTTATTAATTGCATACTTAATTCTTGTCCTGTTTAAACCGGTTTCTTCTCTTATCTTATCTACTAATGTATTTAGTTTTTCGCTACTACCTCGAAGATAATTTCTATAAATATAATCATTAATAACATTTATATTTCTAGCTATATTTGTACTTCCTGTAGTTTGTATTGGCTTAAGATCCATATCGAAAATGTCCGAAAGGCTGAGTTGCTTGTATTTATAATCGTTGTTAGATTCCTCGATTTTCTTAAGTAAATCTACCACGATTTTATTTTCCCCATTACCGGTCCCTTTAATTGCTTCTAATGAATTTTGCACTTCCTTGCGCCACTCAGCATTGGCTACACTATCCTCTAATAAAGAATCCCTAATTACTTCTATTTGTTCAATTTTATTTATCATTTCTAACAACAGGTCTTGTGACTTCGCTGAAGTTGCATTTAATTTATCCGCTGTTTCTTTCAAGTCAACAACTGATTGTCTTTGTCCAGCCACATCAATTAATGAAAGTAATATTGCAATAATAGATAAAATAATAGAGGAAACTGTTGCTGCAACCCCCAAAATACTATTTGCATTTGGTATATCTCCAAATGACAGGACCAAGGTAAAAGAAATAAAAATAACAAAGATAATAATCATATAGATTAAATGCTCGGCTCCAACCTTTTTATCCTTCAATCTTAATCTTCTCCTTTTAGTTATCCATATCTTATATTTTGTTGAATTCATATAAAGGCTGTAAGCCTTGATGTCAATACTATTGTAGCGTTTATTGGAAATGAATTACACAACAACTTTTTATGGTTAACTAAAAGATGATGACAAAAAAATACCCGTCTGCATTTAAGCAAACGGTCTCTTATATTTTGAACTTACTCATGGCTTTGTCCATGCTGTCCTGATCAACGCCAATATACCTTAAAGTAATCTTTGGTGAGCTATGGTTAAATATCTCCTGCAACATGGCTACATCTTTTGTCTGGTGATAAAAATGGTAGCCGAACGTTTTTCTAAGCGTGTGTGTACCTATTTCATCCAGCCCAAACCGTTCCCCAGCATTACGTAGTATTTTATATGCCATGCTCCTGCCAATCGGCTTATTATAGCCTTCCCGGCTTTTAAAAAGGAATTCATTTTCATCCTTCCCATCTGTATACCGTCTAAGTTCCCTCTTTAATGAAGGGGTGATTTGGATACGTTTCTGTTTGCCTGTCTTTGTTTCTCTTAAAGTAAAATGCGATTTTTGAGCATCCTTTACCCTAAGTGGCAAAATATCAGATATACGAAGGCCTGAATTAATTCCTAAAACAAACAGCATGTAATTGCGATCACTTTCATCCCTTAGATATTGTTTTATACCTGCTATGATTTCCGGGTCCCTTATTGGCTGTACAAAGTTCATGCTGTCACGCCCTCTTCATATACTTCAACTTTCAGGGCAAATGCTAATCTATAGAAAGCCTTGGCCTTAAGACGGTAATATTTACGCTCACTCATTCCCATCTCGTTATACAGTTCATAATCGTAATAATCCTCCTGGGACATGTAGCGCATAATGATTATGGATCTTTCCCAATGACTTAACCGATTGACAGCTAAAACAATTCTTCTAATGTATTGCTCCCTCTCCATCTCATAATCAGCGTTTTTAATTGCTGCTTCTTCTGTAGAGGAATGAAATTGATTTGAGTAAGCAGGCATTTCCATTGAAAAGTTTTGTGTAACTTTAGGTTGCTTGTCAGGGGATTGTGTAAGCAAGAATATCCTGTATTTTTCTAATGCTGCTTCTACTGCTTTCTTGGTGGCCTCACGATCAATGGACGGCAAGTTAAAATTGATTTGATTTCCCATTTCCCCACCTCTTTTTATAGTTATCTTTGTCTAATGGCCCCGCCTTTTGAGCGTTTATATGTAGGCTGAAAAGTTCCCATTAAATCTTTAATTTCTCTTGTCGAAAGCTTCTCTTTTCTTTTTGACCCTTCTAGCTTTTCTTTTTTGTCTGAATTGATT is part of the Bacillus sp. B-jedd genome and harbors:
- a CDS encoding phage major capsid protein, which encodes MTLQQMLARQKAILDAAKAEQRNLNETEQNEFNELQRNIDALISKPGNNTDPGVSVNAEDIQRQAMEAERQRSLDITNLCRTFGYDPQEYISAGTSMDQVRKLILEKQIAERKPASVGIIQDEGDKFRDAARDGLALRVGLTVEKPAVGATELRNLSLRELAKESLRLEGVANASRLSDDEILRQYMTPTSLFTGILDQTARTVFEKAYTEAETTYQHWTKRGTLKDFRPTKTYQVGTAGELLLVPQNGELKHDMVNAEEGPQRQLLTFGRQFSMSRQAFINDDVDFISTIPALYAQSARLGINRLVYQLLAKNPAIWDGKQLFSADHNNISGVASAPSVEALSDMRIKMRNQKAAGGDVKLNIPAKFMLVPTALETAAGQFIGSPVDPAKTNPNIKNPFYNTLSIISDAELDDASANGAKEWYITADQLRAPIQVDYLNGVDMPTIVMKQPPAGQLGYLWDIYIDYGVTIVDYKTAVKNNGQ
- a CDS encoding ArpU family phage packaging/lysis transcriptional regulator, whose amino-acid sequence is MGNQINFNLPSIDREATKKAVEAALEKYRIFLLTQSPDKQPKVTQNFSMEMPAYSNQFHSSTEEAAIKNADYEMEREQYIRRIVLAVNRLSHWERSIIIMRYMSQEDYYDYELYNEMGMSERKYYRLKAKAFYRLAFALKVEVYEEGVTA
- a CDS encoding phage terminase large subunit family protein, which codes for MRRKKENNLPDYIAKPLRFLRPPENLTVSEWADKYRMLDSKSSAIPGRWNNSITPYLVEIMNEFNNVETEEITFVKPTQVGGTEALQNMLGYVIMQDPSPVMIVYPTDTLAESISENRLQPMLMNSKGLKGKFRKLESSRLELQCDGMYISLNGANSPSSLASKPIRFLFLDEVDKYPGASKKEADPIKLAKERTKTFSNKKIFQTSTPTLKTGHIWKAKENADVVKHYKVPCPHCGDYIELQFKQIKWPKEEGMSSADRAEFANYICQECGCIITDQHKPQMLRYGKWETVEQRTKFPRKVAYWMNTLYSPFVRFGEIAKEFLATKDDPEAFQNFVNSWLAEPWEDTKLKTNADMVLERQSEYDQFEIPDWAVMLTGGVDVQETSLYWTIRAWGPFLTSQNIAHGQALGFGEIENVMNAEYKKRNGESLMVSLCGIDSGDQTDEVYDFCAMNSEWAIPVKGIASGFAHFKISTINKTSSKAHGTRLLLVDGGKYKDMIASRMKKPNGQGSWMVYKNCDREYAEQVTAEHKVNVKGKGGRVSQVWVPKTSHADNHYLDTEVYALAAADVLHVRNIHLMQVEEESSDSTAQVNNQTMNFNNAWLKNESWL
- a CDS encoding site-specific integrase, whose protein sequence is MNFVQPIRDPEIIAGIKQYLRDESDRNYMLFVLGINSGLRISDILPLRVKDAQKSHFTLRETKTGKQKRIQITPSLKRELRRYTDGKDENEFLFKSREGYNKPIGRSMAYKILRNAGERFGLDEIGTHTLRKTFGYHFYHQTKDVAMLQEIFNHSSPKITLRYIGVDQDSMDKAMSKFKI
- a CDS encoding HK97 family phage prohead protease, which produces MTKKKDKSLQLNRYATINHRTINEDKRQVELSFSSEEPYERWFGLEILSHTDGALDLTRLNEIGCLLYNHNRDKVIGRIDNAWVEGNRGYALVTFDDDPDSDVIYQKVKSGTLKGVSVGYRVDSWEEVSAGKASSDGRFTGPCSIALKWLPFEISIVSIPADATVGVGRELGDELVLQKGEVPLSIYYKQLQLNQNILEVNGK
- a CDS encoding phage portal protein, translating into MSWLDSAIAFLSPQAGYKREAWRKGYEELKSYDAGLNDRLNGGWRTVNASAEQTDGMYRETIRARGRDLERNSDIQESIIGAFERNVVGTGFKLQAKTADEELNTQIEKLWKEWCKPRNCDVTFQQSFSEICRMVIRRKKIDGGIILLKRYTKDGIVPFSLQVREVDDLDTMQTGKNGKRVLNGIEYNEFNRPIAYYFKTYDVYGFYAGKSDRIEAKDVIFLWNKKRPSQIREISEMSPTITRIRDVNSYMEAVSVKERVAACLSVFIKRQSPTAGSIGRQGKSASTQYEGKTLSPGMIMELNPGDDVATVNPPAQGASAADFVRLQQRLTGSGQGISYEAAARDMSQVNYSSARQGLLEDQKTYAIEQEFLIDHLLSEVYETFLISAVLSGALQIKDFWEKKREYMEHIWTPPGQKWIDPLKEANANRVSLETNQTTLAEIAASAGQDWKDVVDQRARELEYMKQKGVITNDKEKG